A window of Cydia pomonella isolate Wapato2018A chromosome 22, ilCydPomo1, whole genome shotgun sequence contains these coding sequences:
- the LOC133530172 gene encoding NADH dehydrogenase [ubiquinone] 1 beta subcomplex subunit 9 encodes MAGVVPLGIRTHSQRVCSLYKRALRNIEAFYDRRDVYRYQAVLMRDRFDKNAKIQDMRKAAQLLKEGEEELFLQQHPIPKKFAESPGGVAYEREVEPPDWVLDYWHPLEKAQYPEYFMRREQRKKEFIAMWEKQYGKHEEKPHH; translated from the exons atggcAGGCGTAGTGCCTCTTGGGATTAGGACCCACTCTCAAAGAGTTTGCAGCCTTTACAAAAGGGCTCTGCGTAATATTGAAGCGTTTTACGATAGACG TGATGTATACCGCTACCAAGCCGTGCTGATGCGTGATCGCTTTGACAAGAATGCCAAGATCCAGGATATGCGGAAGGCAGCTCAGCTCCTGAAGGAGGGTGAAGAGGAGCTCTTTCTGCAGCAGCATCCCATTCCTAAGAAGT tcGCGGAGAGTCCTGGCGGCGTGGCCTACGAGCGTGAAGTGGAACCTCCAGACTGGGTGCTGGACTACTGGCATCCTCTCGAGAAGGCGCAGTACCCCGAGTACTTCATGCGGCGCGAGCAGCGAAAGAAGGAGTTCATCGCCATGTGGGAAAAGCAGTATGGCAAGCATGAGGAGAAACCACACCATTGA
- the LOC133530413 gene encoding uncharacterized protein K02A2.6-like: protein MSIGKIGAFDVHKDNWDLYVERLGQYFVVNDVKPAVQVATLITVMGSEAYELMANLCSPDKPSTKEFDDLVAVMKKHLQPTRSTMAERFKFRQRTQRSDETIAEYTAELKKLTKDCDFQEASLKENLRDQFVCGIRNDSIRQKLFTEDNLTFERAFKMAVAMEAAESHAALVQDRSTIEEGVSSSMIATAVHQLATVKRDKRQSAEAASTERYGPRGPKVTQGDGTKGAMGAGKRRVVTNSADWKGGQTQQCSACGGQHGQSSCKFRAYVCRVCNKEGHLKKMCPNLRKNVSFHAMLEEQAGYQYSDSDSNGSEEVNNFSIDAKKLKKYGPYMVQLKVNNVNLVMEVDTGSAISCISYDCYSQLFPECPLKASNLNLCYYTDISVKPVGKILPSVQYNKKCKELDLYVMVNGKTSLLGRQWIKELGILPDLVKSVNCNNVSTKHIFDINDFSSRYCEVFEGGLGRFTGGTVGFRLREGAAPVFLRARPLAYALREPVERALDQLVADGVITPVNSSDWATPIVPVMKKDGTIRWNQECSEAFRKIKEILTSSEVLAHYSLDLPVVLTCDASSLGVGAVVSHITPVGERPVAYASRTLNAAEKGYSGCMVWGYRLVIPEVLREKLLRELHVGHMGIVKMKSMARSVMWWPGIDADVERTCRSCGTCVAESSAPPRAPPQPWRYLTDVWTRLHIDFLGPIQGRTFLILIDSTSKWLEVFQMQSTTAKAVIKVLRETFSRFGLPREVVSDNGPPFTSQEYKSFMTHNRVKVTFAAAYHPASNGAAEGAVKLCKRAIKKAMRDGGDIDAALQAYLLAYRNVEHSTTGVSPAELLQRRKLRSRLDLLKDGSVEDKVKERQTKQITYAGGTSREFNVGENVWYRNYSGGSRWLDGRIQEKTGSRNYIVAAENGSPIHRHVDQIKSRWMSTYEDPSPSSPTQESDGLRSERNDTSSVTVEDQCPAESGGAAVTAPSPPRSNTSESTDPPVNLPRPTLRPRDKLRSVKRYGFEID from the exons ATGTCTATCGGTAAAATTGGTGCTTTCGATGTGCATAAGGATAATTGGGATTTATATGTGGAGCGCTTGGGCCAGTATTTTGTGGTTAACGACGTTAAACCGGCTGTGCAGGTAGCGACTTTAATCACCGTTATGGGTAGTGAGGCGTACGAGCTCATGGCAAACTTATGTTCACCGGACAAACCGTCAACAAAAGAATTTGATGACCTTGTGGCAGTTATGAAGAAGCACCTACAGCCGACGCGGAGTACCATGGCCGAACGATTTAAATTTCGTCAGAGGACACAAAGAAGTGACGAAACCATCGCGGAATATACTGCGGAGTTAAAAAAGTTAACAAAAGATTGTGATTTTCAAGAAGCCAGTTTAAAAGAGAATTTACGAGACCAATTCGTGTGTGGTATCCGTAATGATAGCATTCGGCAAAAGTTATTTACGGAAGATAACCTAACATTTGAAAGAGCATTTAAAATGGCAGTGGCGATGGAAGCAGCGGAAAGTCATGCGGCGTTGGTACAGGACCGTTCTACAATAGAGGAGGGAGTATCATCATCCATGATAGCAACGGCAGTGCATCAGCTGGCCACGGTGAAGCGGGACAAGCGACAGTCGGCGGAGGCGGCTAGCACCGAGCGCTATGGGCCGCGCGGTCCAAAGGTGACGCAGGGCGACGGGACAAAGGGCGCTATGGGCGCGGGCAAGCGACGAGTCGTTACGAATAGTGCGGACTGGAAGGGAGGACAAACCCAGCAATGTTCGGCGTGCGGAGGGCAGCATGGACAGAGCTCGTGTAAATTTAGGGCCTATGTTTGCAGAGTATGTAACAAAGAAGGGCATCTTAAGAAAATGTGTCcgaatttaagaaaaaacgtcTCTTTTCATGCGATGTTAGAAGAGCAGGCAGGGTACCAGTATTCAGACAGTGACAGTAACGGCAGTGAAGAGGTAAATAACTTTTCTATAGATGCTAAAAAGTTGAAGAAGTATGGGCCTTACATGGTGCAATTAAAAGTGAATAATGTAAATTTAGTTATGGAAGTAGATACGGGCAGTGCGATATCTTGTATTAGCTATGATTGTTATAGTCAATTATTTCCTGAGTGTCCGTTAAAAGCTAGCAATTTGAATTTATGTTATTATACGGACATAAGTGTCAAACCCGTAGGTAAAATATTACCTTCGGTgcaatataacaaaaaatgtaaagagTTAGATTTGTATGTAATGGTTAACGGGAAAACGAGTTTACTCGGCAGACAGTGGATAAAAGAGTTAGGAATACTACCTGACTTAGTAAAATCCGTCAATTGTAATAATGTTAGTACAAAgcatatttttgacataaacgaTTTCAGTTCCAGATATTGTGAAGTATTTGAAGGCGGCTTGGGAAGGTTTACTGGCGGAACGGTGGGGTTCCGGCTGCGAGAGGGCGCGGCGCCCGTGTTCCTGCGCGCACGACCTCTGGCGTATGCGCTGCGCGAGCCAGTTGAGCGCGCGCTCGATCAGCTGGTGGCGGACGGTGTGATCACTCCGGTAAACTCGTCCGACTGGGCTACGCCTATTGTTCCGGTGATGAAAAAAGATGGAACCATTCGG TGGAACCAGGAGTGTAGTGAGGCGTTtaggaaaataaaagaaatattaacgtCTAGTGAAGTCCTGGCTCATTATTCTCTCGATCTGCCGGTGGTTTTGACTTGTGACGCTAGTAGCTTGGGGGTGGGCGCTGTGGTGTCTCACATTACGCCGGTCGGCGAGCGGCCGGTGGCGTACGCGTCGCGAACACTCAATGCGGCAGAAAAGGGCTATTC GGGCTGCATGGTTTGGGGCTACCGTTTAGTAATCCCAGAAGTATTGCGGGAAAAGTTATTACGGGAGCTACATGTGGGACACATGGGTATTGTAAAAATGAAGAGTATGGCGCGCAGTGTCATGTGGTGGCCGGGCATCGACGCGGACGTGGAGCGTACCTGCAGGAGCTGCGGCACGTGCGTGGCGGAGAGCtcggcgccgccgcgcgcgccgccgcagcCCTGGCGGTACTTGACGGACGTCTGGACCAGATTACATATTGATTTTTTGGGACCCATACAGGGTAGGACATTTTTGATTCTTATCGATTCTACTTCTAAGTGGTTAGAGGTTTTCCAAATGCAGTCGACCACGGCGAAAGCTGTAATAAAAGTATTAAGAGAGACTTTCTCGCGTTTCGGTTTACCACGAGAAGTAGTTTCGGATAACGGACCACCCTTTACAAGTCAAGAGTATAAAAGTTTCATGACACATAATCGGGTCAAGGTCACTTTTGCGGCCGCGTACCATCCGGCTTCCAACGGGGCTGCCGAGGGGGCAGTCAAGTTGTGCAAGCGGGCTATTAAAAAGGCTATGCGGGATGGTGGCGATATAGATGCAGCGTTGCAGGCTTACCTTCTAGCGTATCGGAATGTAGAACATAGTACCACAGGGGTATCACCGGCAGAGCTATTGCAGCGTAGGAAGCTTCGTTCCAGGCTAGACTTGTTAAAGGATGGATCGGTAGAAGACAAAGTCAAAGAACGACAAACAAAGCAAATAACTTACGCTGGCGGTACATCTAGGGAATTTAACGTGGGGGAAAATGTGTGGTATAGGAACTATAGTGGGGGTAGTAGATGGTTAGATGGTAGAATTCAGGAAAAAACAGGTTCACGTAATTATATAGTTGCGGCGGAAAACGGTTCACCCATTCATAGACATGTGGATCAAATTAAAAGTCGCTGGATGAGCACATATGAGGATCCGTCTCCGTCATCACCAACCCAAGAGTCGGACGGGTTGAGGAGTGAGCGCAACGACACATCTAGTGTAACGGTTGAAGATCAATGCCCTGCGGAGTCTGGTGGAGCAGCGGTGACAGCTCCCTCGCCACCCCGATCTAATACGTCAGAATCCACCGACCCCCCGGTCAACCTTCCCCGGCCCACACTGAGACCTAGGGATAAGTTACGTTCTGTAAAAAGATATGGGTTTGAGATTGACTAA
- the LOC133530176 gene encoding derlin-1-like translates to MTEFRDWYYGIPFFTRYWLSLTVGLSILAKFNLLDFRYLILDIGAFINKFHLWRPATALFYYPITPSTGFHFLVNCYFLYSYSERLETGIFAGKPADYFTMLIFNWLVCIGIGVLVGLSYVMDPMVISVLYVWCQLNKDVIVSFWFGTRFRAMFLPWVLLAFNVIVNGGGVEEFLGILVGHLAFFLIFKYPQEFGGPALLTPPAILKKYFPDFRRPNNFGPAAQIRAPAPEGHQWGRGHTLGGL, encoded by the exons ATGACGGAATTTAGAGACTGGTATTATGGAATACCCTTCTTCACCCGTTACTGGTTATCTTTGACTGTTGGACTCAGTATATTAGCCAAATTTAATCTTCTCGACTTcaggtatttaattttggatATTGGCGCCTTCATCAACAAATTCCAT TTATGGAGGCCAGCAACAGCGTTATTCTACTATCCCATCACTCCATCAACTGGGTTCCACTTCCTCGTGAACTGCTACTTCCTGTACAGTTATTCCGAGCGGCTGGAGACCGGGATCTTCGCTGGCAAGCCGGCTGACTACTTTACCATGTTGATCTTTAATTGGCTAGTGTGCATTGGTATTGGAGTTTTGGTTGGATTAAGT TACGTAATGGACCCCATGGTGATCTCGGTGCTGTACGTGTGGTGCCAGCTGAATAAGGACGTGATTGTGTCCTTCTGGTTCGGAACACGGTTCCGCGCCATGTTCCTGCCGTGGGTGCTGCTCGCGTTCAACGTTATCGTCAATGGAGG TGGCGTTGAAGAGTTTCTGGGCATCCTGGTGGGCCACCTGGCCTTCTTCCTGATCTTCAAGTACCCGCAGGAGTTCGGTGGACCCGCTTTACTTACACCACCTGCTATTCT aaAGAAGTATTTCCCTGACTTCCGTCGTCCAAACAACTTCGGTCCTGCAGCACAAATCAGAGCCCCTGCCCCTGAAGGACACCAGTGGGGCCGCGGGCACACCCTAGGAGGCCTCTGA
- the LOC133530171 gene encoding derlin-1-like produces MTEFSEFYYGIPFFTRYWLTATVVISILAKFGFFNPFNLILLWSPFYSEFQIWRPLTALFYFPPSFPFLVNCYFLYSYSERLETGMFAGKPADYFTMLVFNWLVCVVIGFLINMPLLMIPMVISVLYVWCQLNKDVMVMFWFGTRFRAMYLPWVLFMFNLIVSGGGVAEFIGILVGHLAFFLLFKYPQEFGGPTLLSPPAIVRKWFPNSRTPVTGFGRPAQARSPAAAPGRDWGAGYTLGGN; encoded by the exons ATGACTGAATTTAGTGAGTTCTACTACGGAATACCATTCTTTACACGATATTGGTTGACAGCTACTGTAGTTATCAGTATTTTAGCCAAATTCGGTTTCTTCAATCCATTTAACTTGATTTTATTATGGTCGCCGTTCTATTCCGAGTTCCAA ATATGGCGCCCTCTAACAGCTCTCTTCTACTTTCCCCCGAGCTTCCCGTTCTTGGTGAACTGCTACTTCCTGTACAGCTACTCAGAGCGCCTGGAGACGGGCATGTTCGCCGGCAAGCCCGCTGACTACTTCACCATGTTGGTGTTCAACTGGCTGGTGTGTGTGGTTATTGGATTCTTGATTAATATGCCG CTGTTAATGATTCCGATGGTGATCTCAGTGCTGTACGTGTGGTGCCAGCTGAATAAGGACGTGATGGTGATGTTCTGGTTCGGGACGCGGTTCCGCGCCATGTATCTGCCGTGGGTGCTGTTCATGTTCAACCTTATCGTCAGTGGAGG tgGTGTCGCCGAGTTTATCGGTATCCTGGTGGGCCACCTGGCCTTCTTCCTGCTGTTCAAGTATCCTCAGGAGTTCGGCGGACCCACGCTGCTGTCTCCACCAGCTATAGT GCGGAAATGGTTCCCCAACTCGCGGACGCCGGTGACCGGCTTCGGGCGGCCCGCGCAGGCGCGCAgccccgccgccgcgccgggcCGCGACTGGGGCGCGGGCTACACGCTCGGGGGCAACTGA